AATTCTGCTACTTCTTGTCCAAACTGAGCTTTCAGCTGATCGTAAGTACATGTTGTATCTTCAATGGTATCATGTAAAAGGGCAGCAACAAGAGCCGTACAATCCAATTCCATCTCGGCAAGAATTATAGCAACCTCAACCGGATGAATAATATATGGCTCTCCTGATATTCTCTGTTGACCCATATGTGCTGCTTTTGATACAGAGTATGCTTTTTCAAGCATCTCAAAGTTGCAGCCAGGGTCGTATTTTTTAACTTTCTCAACAAGTACTGAAAAGCTGTCTATCAATGTGTCCCTCCACCTGTCAAACGACTCCCGAATGAATTACATAATTAATCTTGTTAGAATTTTACTAAAGAATCAACTTTATAACCTTTGAGCTTATCTCTTCCATTCAGGGACATAAGCTCAATAAAGTATACTATTCCTGCAACCTCTCCTCCCAGCTTCTCAATAAGTTTAATATTAGCTTGAGTTGTTCCGCCGGTTGCAAGAAGATCGTCAACTATTAACACTCTCTGTCCCGGCTTGATTGCATCTGAGTGCATTTCGAGGACATCTTTTCCGTATTCCAGATCATATTCTTCACGTACGGTTTTATATGGGAGTTTTCCTTTCTTTCTGACAGGAACAAAGCCCTTATTCATGTGGTACGCTAGGGGTGCACCAAAAATAAATCCTCTTGACTCTGAACCTACAATAATATCAAAATCTCCCATCTTTTCCGCAAGTGTCCTGAATGTGTCCATACATGCTCTGAATGCTTCGGGGTCCTGAAGAACTGTTGTAATATCAATAAAATCGATTCCTTCCTTAGGAAAATCCATAACGTGTCTGAGTTTATCTTTAAAATTCATAGTAAACTCCTCTCATAAATAAATATTATATCATACATAAATATATTATAAATAAATAAATCCAAGGTTACAAGGTTGTATAAATTTACTGTAGGAAAATATTATTTTTTCTGTAAGTAAAAAAGGACTAAAACACAAGTATTATTTTATCATGTTTTAGTCCTTTTTGATTACCTCATGTTTTTTGCTTTTGCTGCATATTTTTTCTATTCAACCGGGAATTGCGTTCTTTTTCCAAGCAGATACTCTTTCAGAAGTACATAATCCAGTGCATCTATTGAACCGTTTCCGTCCAAGTCCGCAGCAGTGAGTCCATCGGGGGAAGGGAACTTTGTTATTGTTCCAAGAATGAACTGCTTCATAAGTGAAAAGTCAATTGCATTTATGTCTCCGCTTCCGTCCAAATCTCCATATACAATTTTATTTGCTTGAGTGCTAAATTTCCAATTATTTACATTAAATAAATACCCGCTTCCCCCTGTAAATTTCAGATATAGGTCGTGTACCCCTGTTGCACCGCTGACTGTACAGGATTTTGTTGCCCAAGTCTGCCAGCCTCCGGTTCCTGAGATGTTACAAGTTCCAACAAGTTTTCCATTAGCACTGTCAAGACGTATTTCTATATTGCCTCCACTGGTTGCTGATGCTACACTTGCATCGAATGACGTTGCACCGGTGGAACCAAAATCAACGCCTCTCACCTTTACCCAGTCTCCATTCTCAATATTGCAGACATCACGGCCACCTGAACTGCAATCCTCCGTATTTATACCGCTCTCCTGTGCCATGGTTTCTGCTTCATTAATAACATAAGGATTTACATACTTAAGTTGGGTAAGACCATCTGTTGTAATGTTAACCTTCTGCATAGTTCCGTCTGCGTTGTATGTTATTTTATCTATACAAACACTTCTCTGGTATGTTCTTGCATCACCGCTGGAAGCACCATTAGCTATGGCAACCGCTCTGTTGTGATAAGCTATATACCAGTTATTCTTAAATGAGAATATTGAGTGATGGTTATTATTACCCTCATTAGAAGGAGGGTTTGGCAATACGGTTCCTTTGTATTGGAATCCTGTCATTGGGTTGTCACTCATCATATAATCTATAGTAGCAGCTCCTTTTGAAAAATCGGTAGAATATGAGAAGTAATACTTTCCATTGTACTTGTGAAGCAATGAAGCCTCAAAGAAAATCGGTGCCACAATCTTTGATGCGGAACCGTTAATACTAATCATATCACTGTTAAGCTTAATTACCCTTGTATTCCCCTCGCCATTTCCGCCAAAATATAAATAAGCCTGTCCGTCATCGTCTACAAAAGCGGCCGGATCAAAGCACCAGAATCCGTTAGGGGGATTTACACCGGGAGTGCTTCCGGTTACAAGTGCTTTCCCCAGTGCATCCTTAAAAGGCCCGGAAGGACTGTCGCTTACTGCAACTCCTATTCCGCCGCCGCCATTTCCATAGTACATATAAAATTTATTATTCTTGGCTACAACTGATGGAGCCCATGACAATGAAGCCCAGCCGGATGCTTTAAAAACCTCTCCGTGATCCGTCCAGTTCTTTAAATCATTTGTAGATATACAAGTTATATCATTCATGATATAGCCCGGATTATTTGGATTGTACACATCGTGTGAACAGTATAAATACAGCCTTCCGTTGGCTTCGATACCAGTAGGATCAGCCGTATAGCGCTGGTAAAAAATCGGATAATCGGCGAACACGGTATTAATCCCTGAAATTGATACCAGTATACAAACCACAAGAAGAATTGACAATTTCTTAACTCTCTTAAACATAAAATAAGCCTCCTTAAAAATTTTTAAATTGGGGTTTAAAAATTGAAGCACTAAAATAGCTCCTATGTCACCTGTCTAACATAATGATGAGTTATTACTTACTTTACTGAATTTATTGACACAAATTAACGTAAATTTGGAGAAGTGTATAAATGATTCGATTTCTACATATTAACCTCCCTTCTTAATTTTTATAAATTAATTTTCGAACCAACGAGGCACTTTATTTGATTATCACTAATGCTACGACCGAACAATTTTTCTCAATAATTTGTAGGCATAATTTTTTAATAGGCAGGTGTAAAGAATAGGAGCAAGATGAAAAGATCGATTAGTAAATCTAATTTCAACTCATTATAAAATGTAAACTGTTTCCATCTCAATATAAATTCTTTTGACTTTGGTATAATAATTTTGTGACTCTTTATACTTGGGCAAAAAAAAATACAACAACTTTGTATTTTTTCTCAAAACCTTTTATTATTTATTTTTGTTAAGCTGTTACCTGTAATATTGTAAAACAAGTTGTACATTTCTATAACCATTATACTCATTAATATCAATGTTGAAAATCATATCCAGCTTTATTTTATTGGTGCGTCCTGCATAGATGTTTTGCAACTCTTCATTTCCAAACCTTTCAGCAACATATGAATCAAACTCATCAATATTTCCGAAATAAATGCAGTCGGCAAAACTGTTTCCGCCCTGCAATCTGAGCTTTAGTACTTTTCTTTCGTTTCCGAATACCCCGGCTCGCTTTACCGATATATTTTTTTCAGCAAACAGAGGTTTTGTGTTTCCTTTTCCGTATGGCTCCAAATAATATAATTCTTCTGCCGTCCTCAAATTTATTGCAGATAACGGTATATGTGCGTCAATATATATTTTAGGGATAAGGTCTTCATCTGTAAGTGTAGTAATACTGTTTACCCTTTCTCTTAAAATATCAACTTTGTCAGCGTCTAAACTGAATCCGGCCGCCATTGGATGTCCCCCGAATTTGGTAAACAGTTCCTTACATTTTAAAAGTTCCTCAAACATATTATATTCTTCTATAGAGCGACCCGAGCCTTTTACACAATTCTCACCCTTTGTAAGTATAAATGTGGGAACATTATATTTCTCTCTTACCTTTCCCGCAATGATACCAGCAATACTTTCATGAATTTCCGGCTTATATACTACCAAAACCCTGTCACCTTTTAAATCACTGTTTTCAATTGTTTCAATTGTCTCCTCCACACCTTTTACAGTCATGGATTTTCGTTCATTATTCAGTTCGTATAATTCAGCTGCCAAGACCTCTGCTTCCTGTTGGTCGTCAGTAAGGAGTAATTTCAGCCCCCTCATAGCCCAATCCAACCTTCCGGAGGCATTAATACACGGACCTAATATAAAACCAAGATGATAAACACCGATATTTTTTCCCAATATTCCGGTCTTTTGCAGAAGTGCGCTAAGTCCGATATTTTTTGTATCAGCTATAGCATTAAGCCCCTGTCTTACAAGAATCCTGTTTTCTTCTGTCAAATCAACTACATCACAAACAGTTGCAATTGCAACAAACTCATAAAACTCGCATTCCTCCTCCCGGGGAATACACATTTCCTCGTAAAGTACCTGTGTAAATTTAAACGCTACCCCCGCCCCGCAAAGTAGTTTAAACGGATACTGACATTCTGCCTGCTTCATATCTATAATTGCATCAGCTTCAGGAAGAATGTCAGGTACATCATGGTGGTCTGTAACTATTACTGTCATACCGGATTCTTTTGCATATTGTATCTGTTCTCTTGCTGCAATACCGTTATCACAGGTAATAATCGTGTCAATTCCGTCATTTAAAGCATTTTCAACCAAGCTGTTGCTTATACCGTATCCATCCAGTATCCTGTGAGGAATGGCATAGTCAACAGTTGCCCCGCACCTAGCCAAGGCTTTATATAATATATAAGTACTAACAACCCCATCAACATCGTAGTCGCCAATTATTCGTATTTTTTTATTTAGCTTGATTTTTTCTTTAACAATTGAAACGCCTTTCACAATATCCTTCATTAACTTTGGATGGTTTAAACCTTGCAAATCGGCCTTTATAAATTTTCTGGCATTATCTAAATCCTTTATACCTCTGTTTACTATAATCCTGCAAAGAAGTTCGCTGATTCCCAATTCCTTTGACATTTTCTTAAAGTCAAACTTAGGATTCTTTAGTATCCACTTTTGCAAATCCACCTGACCCCCATATATTAGTATTATTTCATTGAGGCTATGAGAAGCTCAATCGCCGTTCTATCAGTCATTTTTCCAGTTTTAATGGACTCATCCAGTTCAAGGCTATAATACATGGCCTTTTCCAAAATACCTATTTTCATATTTCTGCTTAATGCAAGAACTTTTGAGGCAACAAAAGGTGTTAATCCCATTTGCTTTGCTGCCGCATCCTCTCTCATGCCCTGTTGTTTGAGTAATTTCATTCTGTAAACCATTCTTATTTGTCTTACAATCATGTACATTATTTTCTGCATTGGTTCCTTCAAAGAAGCCATATCATTCAATAGTATCAGTGCTTTGGAAATGTTGCCTTCTGCTACGGCATCAGTTAAATCAAAAATTCTGCTTTTTATGGTTTTTGTACATACCGACTGAACATCATCAATGGAAATCTGCTGTTTATCCTCTGTAAAATTAACTATTTTGTCTATTTCGTTCAGTAGCTCTACCATAGAATATTCACTGTTCTCGACTATATACGATGCTGCAACATTATCTATGTTTTTTTTATGGCTTTTAAATACCTTAACAACCCATTTTACAAGGTCAGCAGGCTTCTGATAATTAAACTCAACAACAAGACCTTTTTTCTTTATAACATTTACCAGCTTAATTCTCTTGTCTACTTCCTGTTCCACAAAGATAAGACATGTATAGGGAGGCATATTTTCAATATAGTCTGCAAGTTTATTATTTTCTGATTTCTTATCAGAACCCTCGCCCCCACCTTTTTTTGACTTAAAAAAGCCGGAGTTCCTCGAAATTACAAGCTTTTTATCACTGAAAACAGGCATTGTCTCACAGTTTTCTATAAGAGTTTCAGTATCTTTTTTACCTTCAAGATATATATAATTTAAATCCTTTGTTTCTTCGTTAACAATCAGGTTGGCTATAGCATTCATATAATACTTTATAAGATAATCTTCCTGACCATAAAAGAGGTATACATTTTGCAGTTTATTTTCCTTTAATTCTTTTTTTAATATATCAAAACTCATATTCTTCCTCTTTTTATTATATTTTTAAGGTAGCATTGTTCTAATGTTAAACCCATTTCCATAGCTGGTTGCAATAACTGCTCCGTTTTCGTCTGTCCTAAAAAGTTTTGTTCCATTCTCTTGAAATGTATCAATAACAAATTGGCTTGGATGGCCGAAATTGTTTCGCCCTACTGAAACAACCCCATATTCCGGCTTGACCGCCTTTATGTAATCGTTGCTTGAGGAGCCTGGAGAACCGTGATGCCCTACTTTTATTATGTCCGCTTTTAAATCCAGACCTTGTTTTAACATTCTCTCCTCTGACGGAATCCCACTGTCCCCTGTAAACAAAACTTTTACATTCTTATAAACTAATTTTAACACTAATGAGCTTTCATTCAAATCCTCTTGGGCAATGCTGTCTATTTTATAAGAGAGCGGGTTTAATACTTCAAATATCGTTTCGTTATCAAGGTTTATTCTATCTCCTTGCTTACATTTGATTACTGAAATATTTTTTTCCTTACAGATACTATTTACTTTCTCCAATCCTCGTCCATCAGTTTCAGGTACAATTACTGTCCCTACAGACAGCTCTCTGAGCACTGCCTCAAGTCCCTCCGTATGGTCAGAGTGTCCGTGGGACGCAATAACAATATCAACTTTTTTCGTACCCCTATCAAGAATATATGGTACCATAACTGACTCACCTATATCAAACTCGGATTTCGAATTTGCTTCACGTCCGCCTCCGTCAATAAGTATTTTTGTACCATGAGCTGTTCTTATAAATGTGCTGTCACCTTGTCCAACATCTAAATAAGTTATTTCAAGTGGCTTAGGTATTAGCGACTTAGCCCCGAATATAATAATTATTAAAATAATAATTGCTCTTTTCAGATGTTTTGTGTATTTTTTAGCCTGAAAATAATTTCTGCCTTTAAATATATAAATTATAAATAAGTAGTAAAATAAAACCATTCCAAATGTTGGGGTAGGTAATTTTAACAATGAAAATGGTATTTTAGAAGTTACTTCTGTAACAAACAATATGAAGGACAGAAATGTGTTATTGATATACCCGATAATAACCGCCAGGTATATATTAAGTAAACCTGCAAAAACCATAATAAAACCTATTATTGTTACAAATTCAACCAAGGGCACAACGAGGATATTAGAAATAATGGAGAATGTTGAAAAATTGTTAAAATAATATAAGGTAACAGGTATAACTCCTAACTGTGCTGCAATTGTTGCTGCAAGAGTATCTGAAATCACGTTGGGGATATATTTGTACTCAGTGAAGGATTTAATTTGCGGATAAAACATGACAAGTGACAGTGTTGCACCGAATGAAAGCTGGAATCCTATATCAAATAGTGTATAGGGATTGATTATTAGTAAAATAAGTGCTGAGGCTGAAATACTTGTATATATATCGGGTTCCCGCATTATGATTCTTCCTGTCAGTATTATTATTCCCATAATAACAGCCCTGACTACCGAAGCTGAAAAACCCGTAACAAATACAAATAATATAAGTATAAAAATAGTAATTATATTTGCTTTTAAACTGCTCAATCTCAACTTTTTGAAAATAAAAGTAAATGGCAGAATTATAAATGCGACATTCATTCCTGAGGCTACCATGATGTGGCTAAGTCCGGCTTTACTGAATGCTGTAAAGGCATTTTCATCCAAGCCGTCCTTATATCCGATGAGCATACCTTCCAGCAGTCCTGCCTGATTTTTATCAAGAGAATAACTGATTATGTCAACAACTTTATTTTTAATCGCATATCCTATTCTATATAAGTAGCCTCCTCCTTTTTGACCGGAAACTTGAATATCTGATGCACCATGTAAATATATCCGTCCTGAAATCCCTATTGATGCCAGATATCTTCTATAATCAAATCCTGCCGGATTAGTTGCAGGCTTTGGCTTTTCAACAACCCCTGTAAAACCGATTTTTGTTCTGTAGCCTATTTTTATGTTAATATTGTTTACATAAACCAGTATCCTGTTTTTAACCTTGACGGTCTTATTTTTATAAACTACAGATTCTGTTTTTAGAACAAAATTTGACTTGCCGTCTTCCGAATTCTGTATTTCACTATCAATAAAACCCTTTACTTCTACAGGAATACCGTAATATTGATTAAAGCTTCCAATATAGCGATATTCTGCATTATAGAAAAGCATTCCGCCTGCTATAAAAAAAGAAAGCAAGATAAAAATTATAGTTTTTAAATTTCCGAGTTTTTTAAGAAGACAGATTATAGCTAACATCATTATAGAAGAAATTATAAGAAAACGATTCAATCCAATGCTGTTTATAAGTAGTATCCCTAAAATAAAGGACACAGCGAAAAGACAGAGCGGTCTTTTGATATTCAAAACAACCTCCATATTAAGTTTATAGTAAACTAGAAATTATGAATTTTCAAAGATAAAAAATGAAAGTTAAGAATTAAAAGTTGACATAGACCACAAAAACGTCTTATAAAAGACGTTTTTGTGGTCTATGATAAGATTTAAATTACTCTTTTTGCACCAATGTAAGTTCCCCGGTATTCAGATAAACTCTGAATAAGCACTTTTCCATTGGAAGTTGATGCATGAATAAATTGGTTGTTACCTAAGTAAATACCTACATGGTCTATAGCACCAGCTGATTTTCTGGAAGATGCATCAAAGAACAACAAGTCTCCAGCCCTTAAAGCTGTCTTAGAAACCCTTGTGCCATTTGAATACATGCTTGATGCTGAGCTGTTGAGGCTAACGCCAAAGTTCTTATATACGTAGCCGACATAGCCAGAGCAATCAAAGCCGCTTGGACTTTTCCCACCATAAACATACCTTACACCAATAAACTTCTTTGCATATGCAATTACCCTGCCAACCAGAGAATCATCCTCTTCGCTGACAAATGTTGCAGCTTCCGTAGAACGGGAAGTTTTTGTTGAATTCGCCGCTGAAGAAACAAATTTCTTTGAAACGTATCCAACCTTTGAACCTACTTTAACCTTGTGCCATTCAGTAAGTGTATCCAGTATTTGTACATCGGTTCCTTCTTTTAGAGAACTAATTACTTTGCTGCTTGTACTGGCACTTTCTCTGAAATTGACACCATTAGCATTAATACTTCCTTTTGTGGTAAGAACCTTTATGTAGTCACTGTTTACCCAACCGGTCTTTCCATCAAAAGAAATCTTGTACCAACCGCTAGACTTATCAAGCACTGAAACTCTCTTATTGGAAAGTTTAGTGATGACACTTGCTGAAGTATTTGGGTCTTTTCTTACATTGACGCCAGTACCCTGAATCTGGGCTGACTGCGAAGCAGCCATTGCAGCAGAGCATACTAACACAAGTGAAAAGGCGAAAATACAACCGACAAGTACCTTGGTAATCTTACCTGTCATTGGCCCCTCCTATAGTAGCGCTTCCGAAGTTAGCTGACGGGCTCGGGCAATAGGACCTCCCTACCATTCATTAAATAATAAAGAATGGATTAACCCCAAATCTTGGTTCCTCCGTACCTCTTTCGAGGATTCAGCTTATTAATTTCGTTATTATTATATTTAATTTATTACAGTTTGTCAAACTTTTAGTAATAAAACAGCAATTTTTTGGTAATATTTTTGTAATATTAATGATTTTTACACTTTCTTCCACATGATCAGAGCATGTTCAGTTATTTTTTGTAAATCATAAAACGTGTCAAATTCATATTCGGTATAACCACACTTTTCCCAGAATTTTATACCGGATGTATTATTTTTGCTTACCGAAAGACAAACAGTATTCACATTGTATGATTGCTTAAAATAACTTTCGAGAATACTAATGACTTTTTTACCATAACCTTTGGATTGGTATGGCAAGTCAATAGCTATTGAATTTAACCAGAGTATATTTTCCTCAACAGACAACGAACCTTTGACCAGACCTATAGACTTGTCGATAATAAAAGAATCCTTTTTTTCAAGAAAAATATCCAAAAAGAATACATTATTCTGAGATATAAACTTAAAAAGCTGACTGGAAAATACATCATAGCTTATAAAACTATAAACACCGGTTGCATATTTAAAGCCGTCTGTATTTTCGTAAATTGAATATATATTTTCAATACTTCCGTAGCTAATATTTTTTAAATGCAAATCATCATTCAATATATCTATCTTTAGCATATTACCATATCCTTACTGAACAAAAAGGTATTGATACAAAGAATTATACCAAATAATTGCAGTATTAAGAACAGCATATATTAGGAAATATTTGACACATAATATAAATAGCTTTATTTTTATTATATAAGCAATATAAACATTTTACAAAAGACAGAGAGGAACTAAAAATGTGTAAGGTATTTAACGAGCAATTATTTGAATGTTCTTTTATAACTCTTAAACTGTTACTGGAAGTGTTTAAAAAAAATCTAATAGATATAACTGATTTTAAGAGCAATACCGAACTTAAAATCAGTTATATCCAAAGTAACCTTAAGCATATAAATCAAATTGAAAGAAGGTCATTTATTGAATGTGTAATTCATGAATGTATTGAAATTAATCGCAGTTGCTAATTAAAACTGTAAAATTGCAAAATTAAGTCATCTAATCTTTTACTGATTCTAAGAATGTCGTGTTTCGCCCATGGTTCATTATCCAACAAATCATAAAGCTGCTGCTTAAGACACTCGACTTCTTTGTTAAGTGTATAAATATTTGTTTGCATTATGTAACCCCACTTCTTTTCTTTGGTAAAATATATACTTATTTTACCATTATTTTGTATTCAAGTAAATACATATCCTAAAATTTGTAAGTCCTTGTTGATTTTTTTGCTAAAAGCAGTTTACTTTTTAATCGTTCAGTAGTATATTAAAATAAAATAGTTTGAAATTCAAATTAAGTGAGGATTAAAGACCATGAACTCAGAAACAGAAAATAGTTTACTTATTGTGGATGAACTATTTAGAAAGCTTTTTGATAAGTACAATAAACTTGAGAGTAAAAAATTTTTTAGTAAAACTCTTGATGATCTTACTGTTATCGAAATTAATACAATAGTTGTTATAGGTCACGGTGAAGAAGATAAGAAGATGTCAGAGATTGCAAATACTTTGGGCGTCACCTTTGGTACTCCTACTGTAACTGTTGACAGGCTTATTAAAAAAGGTTATGTAATAAGAAGGCGTGACAAGGAAGACAGAAGGCAAGTTTTTATTTCTCTTTCTGAAACCGGGAAAGATGTTTTTGAATCTATTATTATTATTAGGAATATACTTGCTGAAAAAATATACGGTATCCTTAGTGAGGACGATAGAAAGGCCCTAATTAATATACTTTCATCACTTAATTCACACTTTGATGATATTTTTTGCTTCAAAAATAAGTAGTTTTTTTTTGTCGAAATACTTTGAATTTCAAATTATTTAAATTTACAATATTCGAGGTGGTGAAGTAAAAATAAAATGAACATCTATCCAGAAAAAAAGGAGGTAAAAATTATGCAAACACTGAAAAAGTACAAGAAATTTGCCGTAGTCATTGCAGTTATTTTAATTCCATTGGTCTACAGTTTTTTCTATCTTGATGCCTTTTGGGATCCATACAGCAAACTTGATAAACTTCCTGTAGCCGTAGTAAATCAAGATAATGGAGCAACTATCGGCGGTGAAAACAGAAATCTGGGAAAAGAAATTACAGACAATCTAAAAACCGATAAAAATCTTAAATGGGTTGTTACATCAGAATCTGATGCAAAGGACGGTGTAGAGAACAGAAGGTATTACGCAATGATTAATATACCTGGTGATTTCTCCAAAGATATTTCTTCGGCAGCCGACAGCGATAAAACTCAAGGTAATTTAACATATACTGTTAATGAGAAAAGAAATTATCTTGCAAGTCAAGTCCTAAGCAGGGTTACATTAGAGTTTAAGGATAAAGTCTCCAAGTCTGTTTCCGAAGAAATCGTCGGAACCCTTTTAGATCAGATAAAAGATCTTCCTAATAGTCTCAAGGAACTTGATAATGGCTTAAAGGAAATAAAAGACGGAGCTGAACTACTCTACGACAGCAATGGTAAAATTGTAAAAGGTCAGAAAAAATTTAATGACGGTGTTAATAAGCTTAACAACGGACTCTCAGAAGCCAATAACGGTTCTACTACTCTGTCAAAAGGTTCAAAACAACTCAGCGACGGTGCAGAACTGTTCTACAAGAGTTTATCAGGCGGTTCCGATAAAATAACCGGTTTGGTTAGCGGTTCCAATGCTTTTATGTCAGGTCTGTCAAATCTGAATTCAGGTTTAAATCAGCTAAATTCAGGCATTGCTATAGCTGCTCCCCAGATATCTCAACTGACTAAAGGTAGCTCTGACTTAAACAGCGGAGTACAGTCTTATACATCAGGTGTTGACAAGTATATTGAATCGGTAAACAAGGTTTCTCAGGCTCAATCTGTTTTAGCAAGCTCTATTCAGAAGTATGTGGCAACCCATCCGGAAGCCTTGACAGACCCGAATTTCAAGGCTGTAATCGCTACTCTGGAGGCCTCAAATTCTGTTCCTGAACAGCTCAAAGCTGGCGGAGAACAATTATCTTCTTCTGGAAAACAACTTGCTGAGGGTTCAGGTAAAGTTGCAGGCGGAGTTTCCCAGTTGGCTATACAATTGGGTTCTGTAACGGAAGGTATAAATAAACTTACTGCAGGATCAAACAAATTGAATAAATCATATCCAATGATTAACAAAGGTATCCTTGATACTGCTTCTAGTATCAAAACTGCCTCTGATAAATCCAAGGAGCTTGCTTCAGGTGCTTCATCAGTTAATGAAGGAGTCGCAAAACTTTCAAGCGGTGTTTCTGCACTTGCAGCTGGTAGCGAGGAATTGTTAAAGAATTCTGGTGTTATCCTTGACGGTGAAACAAAGATTCAGGATGGTTTAGGCAAACTTAAGGATGGAGTAACAGCAGCCAGCAGTGGTGTATCCTCTTCCCTTCTAAAGGCTGACGGTAAATTAAACGGTACAGACGGCTTAAAGGAATATGCAGCAGACCCTGTTAAAATTACAGAAAAGAAGGTTTACGGTATTCCTGACTATGGTACAGCCTTTACACCTTATTTTGTATCTCTGTCCCTTTGGGTTGGTGCATTGCTGATGTTCTTTGCAATTTATCTGGATGAGGAAGTAAGATTCCGCAGGTTTTCTTCCGAATCTAAAGGCTATATGAGATTTTTTGCATATACTTTCATAGGCATTGCCCAAGCTCTTGTCTTAGACATTGTTATTTTAAAAGGTTTGCACTTGGAAGTTGCTAATATGGGACTTTTTGTACTGACAAGTATCATAATTTCATTGTCATTTACATCTATAATGAGATTTTTACTTGTACAATTAAGGGATGTGGGCAAGTTCATTGCAATTCTGCTTTTGATATTACAGCTTACTTCCTGCGGAGGAACCTTCCCGATGGAACTTGTTCCACGCTTCTTCAATGTGCTTAATCCGTTTATGCCAATGACATATTCAGTTAATGCATTGAGAGAAGTAATTTCAGGTATTAATGATGGATTCCTGGCACAGAACCTGATTGTTTTAGTTGCTATAATGGCAGGTTTCCTTATATTGAACCTTATAGTATCAAAGCTGAGGTTTGGAAGCATTTCTTCTGATTCTGATGATTTTGTTAAAATATCCGAAGAAGTTTCAGCTTAAATAAAATAAATTTATAATAATTTACAAAATCCGTAAACTGACATAGTTTTTGAACTGTGTCAGTTTTTTATTGGAAGCATATCTTTGCTGTTTTTCTAGCAAAATATTATTAAAGGTATTCACATTATTTTATAGCCATAATTTGGCAGACGGAGGTATAAGCTATGAGAAACAGGAAAATAGACGATGACTCGCTTTTAACCGTTTTTGAGCGAATTATAA
This region of Clostridium sp. BNL1100 genomic DNA includes:
- a CDS encoding YhgE/Pip domain-containing protein, whose protein sequence is MQTLKKYKKFAVVIAVILIPLVYSFFYLDAFWDPYSKLDKLPVAVVNQDNGATIGGENRNLGKEITDNLKTDKNLKWVVTSESDAKDGVENRRYYAMINIPGDFSKDISSAADSDKTQGNLTYTVNEKRNYLASQVLSRVTLEFKDKVSKSVSEEIVGTLLDQIKDLPNSLKELDNGLKEIKDGAELLYDSNGKIVKGQKKFNDGVNKLNNGLSEANNGSTTLSKGSKQLSDGAELFYKSLSGGSDKITGLVSGSNAFMSGLSNLNSGLNQLNSGIAIAAPQISQLTKGSSDLNSGVQSYTSGVDKYIESVNKVSQAQSVLASSIQKYVATHPEALTDPNFKAVIATLEASNSVPEQLKAGGEQLSSSGKQLAEGSGKVAGGVSQLAIQLGSVTEGINKLTAGSNKLNKSYPMINKGILDTASSIKTASDKSKELASGASSVNEGVAKLSSGVSALAAGSEELLKNSGVILDGETKIQDGLGKLKDGVTAASSGVSSSLLKADGKLNGTDGLKEYAADPVKITEKKVYGIPDYGTAFTPYFVSLSLWVGALLMFFAIYLDEEVRFRRFSSESKGYMRFFAYTFIGIAQALVLDIVILKGLHLEVANMGLFVLTSIIISLSFTSIMRFLLVQLRDVGKFIAILLLILQLTSCGGTFPMELVPRFFNVLNPFMPMTYSVNALREVISGINDGFLAQNLIVLVAIMAGFLILNLIVSKLRFGSISSDSDDFVKISEEVSA